The Caldisalinibacter kiritimatiensis sequence AAGGCTCAAATTCATGCTGGAGGCAGGGGAAAAGCAGGAGGAGTGAAGATTGCAAAAAGCATAGACGAAATTAGAGATTTTTCAGAAGAACTATTAGGAAAAAACTTAGTAACCCATCAAACTGGGCCCCAGGGAAAGGAAATTAAAACCCTTTTAATAGAAGAGGGGTGTAATATAGAAAAGGAGTACTATTTAGCAATTACCTTGGATAGAGAAACTTCAAGGGTGACAATGATAGCCTCTGAGGAAGGTGGAACTGATATTGAGGAAGTTGCCGCTAAAAGTCCTGAAAAAATATTCAAGGAAGTTATCGACCCAGTGGTAGGATTGGCTGAATTTCAAGCACGAAGACTATGCTTTAATATCAATATACCGTCAAATGTAATTAGTGATACTGTAAAGATAATGATGAATCTATATAAATGCTTTATGGAAAAGGATTGCACTCTAACAGAAATCAATCCTTTAGTAGTGACAGCAGAGGAAAAAGTGATTGCACTAGATGCTAAATTAAATTTCGATGAAAACAGTTTATATAGAAATAAAGATATATTGGAATACAGAGACCTAGATGAAGAGGATGAAAAGGAAGTAGAAGCATCTGAGCATGGATTATCGTATATCTCCCTAGATGGAAATATTGGTTGCATGGTAAACGGCGCAGGTTTAGCAATGGCTACCATGGATATCATAAAATATTATGGTGGAGAACCGGCTAATTTCCTAGATGTTGGCGGTGGAGCATCGGAAGAAAAGGTCACCAATGCATTTAAGATAATCTTGTCTGATGATAGAGTTAAGGGGATATTTGTAAATAT is a genomic window containing:
- the sucC gene encoding ADP-forming succinate--CoA ligase subunit beta, encoding MNIHEYQAKELLKSYNIPVPKGEVITKIEDAEKAAWKIESNIAVVKAQIHAGGRGKAGGVKIAKSIDEIRDFSEELLGKNLVTHQTGPQGKEIKTLLIEEGCNIEKEYYLAITLDRETSRVTMIASEEGGTDIEEVAAKSPEKIFKEVIDPVVGLAEFQARRLCFNINIPSNVISDTVKIMMNLYKCFMEKDCTLTEINPLVVTAEEKVIALDAKLNFDENSLYRNKDILEYRDLDEEDEKEVEASEHGLSYISLDGNIGCMVNGAGLAMATMDIIKYYGGEPANFLDVGGGASEEKVTNAFKIILSDDRVKGIFVNIFGGIMKCDVIASGIVKAAKEVNLRVPLVVRLEGTNVSLGKEILDSSDINIVTAKSMDEGAKKVVELIK